aggcctgagagTCTGAAATGCtgtttgaagcaagttggtgattgcagcatcacctggggcgccatcaccatgatggacgttatccatggtgtcatgaatcatatccaggattccatcggccttgagatgctagcggacatcacgaacccacctgtgatatccagagccagttgatcccaatggagcaaagttcaatttgttcaggttactcatcctgaaagtgaacaagaaattagggttagtttcggagcgaaataggctaccacgaaaacatataaaatttctgagcgtaatcacttccaagaaattaggaattttcgagcgtagtcgcttccaataaattcgattccaagagatattagattagatcgaaacaatgacgtaagtggtcgatcataaattctctacaaactctaagtttggagatctcaataagctctaagcttggagtgagcacgaacccccacagttcggcttaatttggtctcccctatgatgaagaaaggggggtagaagaagagtGGTTGTAAgtccccaaaaaagaaaagaaattaaatgtaaaaactctaaaaaggggaacttttcgagaaaaaaaaaatctcaaaataggtcaccggaaaagttggtcaaaaaaatcgccggaaaagtggttgACCAGCGTTGACCGAATGTTGACGTGGCACTGGTACTGATgctgttgctgacgtggcagtggggtccggttgctgacgtggcgatGAGGTCCAGCTGATGACGTGACAGTGGGTCCAGATGCTGACGTGGCGGTTGCTGAATTGGCAGGCTGATGTCAGTGGGCTGGGCTTTGACTTCTTCCTTTTGGCCTGGgctgcttctttcttcttcttttctttttcttttcttttctgccggttttttTGCTGGATGAACAGGTGGCCAGTTCAGCAAGTTTTTGGCCGGTTTTTGGACTTTTTATTCTGGTTCCTGAATATTCAGATCAAGAGGgttctgctaccaaaattttgtggaaattggaggtccggaagatggtgaaccggtggaatatttgctgcgagttgtatggagctttcggtggccggttcggtaggtttctgGCCGGTTCTTCGGGTGGCCCCTCCGGTTCTGGACTCTTGGGATCGAGTGCTTCAacgtgtgaggtggaggcagaaaaggcttcaagattttgcattcggattcaaggtttttagcttcttgaatcaaggtttggctatttgtttcagggttagggcttcgcgctgataacgtgttttaggaaatcagaaattgagagaaaattgttgacttatatagaggattacaaggcatagagtctgaattgtataaggaaaggtaatcatacaatgaatgaatatctctaagatattctctctaattaaaaccctattaccactaggtcaaataacctagagtttgagtcAGACAtacaaatagagatttacttgaacacttatTGTTAAATTActcctttttattttctaataaatAATGTTAAATTATTCCTAACTTTCTTTTGTGTGCCAATTTATCATGAGATACTAAGGCATTTTACTTTTGATAAATGTgctatattttctattttatctcTTAAGTAACTCATATGGAGTGAAAAATATGAAATACATTGAGATGGTGAGGTGAGTTGCATAAAATTATCTAAAAAACTATAGTCAAAATTAATTAGCCATATGGAGTAAATCGACGGAATAGAGTAAAGTTAGGAAGTAatttatcaaatttaataaGTCATAGTGGTCAATTACCAGACATCTAAAAAATTAGGAAACAGTTTGACTGTTTTGCTTAAAGTATATAAATTATCTTTATATCGTGTTGATCCACATAAAGATAAATGCAATAACATTAGAATAGGACACCAATAGCTGACCCCGTCTTGATGATTCTATCTATCCTTCTAGATGATGGAAGCATCTCACTGGTAGCGTTGGATTTAAGCTCCATTTCCATCCCATATTTTACATCACAAAGCAGAGTTCCCAACAAGAAGATATTGTTATTTTTGCCAGTCAAAGTTACATTAAGGATCTTAATCAGGATTAGTCCAGTTATTTAGGGCTTGTCCGATAACGTTTtttaaaatgatttttcaaaaaccaattttgaaaataaaaaagagaaaacaagattggatttttgagatccGAAAATGTGTCCGGTAGTTTATTCCaaaaataattttcaaaaacgagagaagatggcgactagagatgagagagagacctgagagGAAGAGAGCGacgtgagaatatggaagaagaggacacgttcttttttttctttgttttggaaaatatatctccgtgttttctaaaatatgagaatgaaaaggtgaaaacgtctatttgtcgttttcctgttttacgagtaaaataaaaaattattttcaaaaattattttctgcatttttgaaaacagaccaacgaacgcatttttaagccattttcattttataaaatgaaaaaaatgactTGAAAACGTTACCGAACGCCACCTTAGTGTTTCAGTTTAGCAACTTAGCATAAATACTCCACTAGCAACATAATTAAAGGGTTAATTGATTCCATTACTTAGGACAAACGCCAAGATGTTAATTAGAATACTGAATACACCATTGAGTTGTAGTCCAACCAATTAACGTATTAATGATGCCTCTAGAAGGAATTACAGTTCATGTATCTTACAGGTGGACTGCCATAAGAGACAAACATTCCCAAGTCCCTTTTGGCAGCTCAGCTAAAAACTGTTCGTAAGTCGCTTTCAAACATATTACCAAATATCTTCATTAAATTCTAGACCAACAATTTATAGGGAAGTGCTCATAGAGCTGAGTGACAAACCCAAGACTCCCATATTCAAAAGTCAGTTAGGACCAAATCCACAAGTTACCTTAGAAGTTTCTTCCCTCCAATAACAAGTCACATTTGAAGACTCAAGACTTTCAGCATTTCCAAGCTCCCAAAAACCCAAAGTCAAAATCCCATTTCCATCTCAAACAAGCCAGAGTCTTCTTCCCCATCATCAAAACCACAAATCTTTCCATGAAGATCTCATTTCACTCTCAAATGTCTCTTTTCCAATTCCTCCTACTTGGATTAAGCTTAGGTTTTGCCAATTCCATAACCATTAACAATGAAACCTCTGCACATAGAAATCTGGTTACCAATCCTATGTGTCCATGGGACACAGATTCCCTCCAAAAACTCGTCACCCAAAACGATCTCCCATTTCCATTACAGGACATCTCCACTGAATGCCAGTACATGCTTCAAGGAATTCGTCTCCTCCGATCCGAGTATCTCCGAACAAACGGCTCCTTTTCTCTTCCTCCAAATGTCTTAGAGGCCTGCTGGGATTCATATGAACATTTAGTCCACCAATTCATTCCGGGATTCAATATCAGATTCAGTTGCGGCTACAAGACCAACTTCATTTCCGAGACTTGTATGAACATTACAAGTAGATCCgattttgaaaatttggttCCAGCCTCCCAGTTGCAGCAAATTAAATCCTCTTGTGACCAGTCTCTGAAGACCGATTCGGCTTGTGCTTCTTGTGTGGGTAGCTTGAATAGTGTCAGATCCTCTTACTGGAAAGGATCAGATGATGGGAATGTTGAAGACTGTAAAGGGTACCTTTATATATATGCTGCAGCTTTTGCTAACAGGTTTGGACCAACTGACATAGGCACTGCAAAGTGTTTGTTCTTGCTTGATTTTAGTTCAGCTAGTCCCAAGTCCAAGAACACGAATGCAGTGATGTGGGGAATTTTGTCTGGTTGTGTCGATGGTTTTGTTGCGGCACTTGTGGTGGTTTGGTTTCTTTGGATGTGGCACAAGAagtggaggaagaagaggagagaaaaCTTGGCTCGAGTCGAGGTAGTGCCAGATATGGAGAGTGGTACTAATTCGTCATCGTTGAAGTTCAGTTTTGAAGAAATTCGAAAGGCTGCAGGGAATTTCTCAAGAGAGAACATAGTTGGTATGGGTGCATATGGCAATGTCTACAAGGGGGTGTTACCAGATGGTTCTGAAGTTGCACTGAAAAGGTTCAAGAACTGTTCTGCTGCTGGAGA
Above is a genomic segment from Rosa chinensis cultivar Old Blush chromosome 3, RchiOBHm-V2, whole genome shotgun sequence containing:
- the LOC112193199 gene encoding probable LRR receptor-like serine/threonine-protein kinase RKF3 yields the protein MKISFHSQMSLFQFLLLGLSLGFANSITINNETSAHRNLVTNPMCPWDTDSLQKLVTQNDLPFPLQDISTECQYMLQGIRLLRSEYLRTNGSFSLPPNVLEACWDSYEHLVHQFIPGFNIRFSCGYKTNFISETCMNITSRSDFENLVPASQLQQIKSSCDQSLKTDSACASCVGSLNSVRSSYWKGSDDGNVEDCKGYLYIYAAAFANRFGPTDIGTAKCLFLLDFSSASPKSKNTNAVMWGILSGCVDGFVAALVVVWFLWMWHKKWRKKRRENLARVEVVPDMESGTNSSSLKFSFEEIRKAAGNFSRENIVGMGAYGNVYKGVLPDGSEVALKRFKNCSAAGDQVFAHEVEVIASVRHVNLVALRGYCTTTVPREGHQRIIACDLMRNGSLYQHLFQPGFKKLTWPIRQKIALGMARGLAYLHYGVQPAIIHRDIKASNVLLDEAFEAKLADFGLAKFTPEGQTHVSTRVAGTLGYVAPEYALYGQLSERIDVYGFGVVLLELLSGKKAVVGVLDDNRPLLLADWAWSQVREGGALGVIDEGMPESGVPEVMEKYVLVAVLCSHPIAYARPTMDHIVKILENDATPVPSIQDRPFSLLAQMDDT